A region of Necator americanus strain Aroian chromosome I, whole genome shotgun sequence DNA encodes the following proteins:
- a CDS encoding hypothetical protein (NECATOR_CHRI.G2312.T3) produces the protein MATGERRSNLRLLRTSLILDQGDTRTTRHGDCLRLCTYNARTVSTDADLHALLGAAERIKFHVIALQETKCRRSDVRQMNDGTLVIRGEKVPSRNVGGVGFVVHPSVVHLVDSHEILSPRLAILRLRPLRQKSISIINCYSPTSAADDSELDAFYEELEEVVHNEKSFYKFVVGDFNAKLGKATEEEYRIGRFGLGDRNENGNRLAGLLSAARLFHGNSLFMKKDHRRWTWESPNGATPAEIDHILTNRRWCLLDVSVVPSFCSGSDHRLLRAKIRLSHTMEKNICYRQRRRKEVVYDDCVLEDSLSQGDWQIEEDPNVDYEMLLRDYEPVLNTTKELLGRRRALRLDPNASHIERQKKILEAAQRRTSLKKCRRDLREYNIPLATLLSEDGTRTSSRRKMEIITERFYSNLFRSSTPVSSPIIPTGEAPPRILPSEVRVAIKSMKPGTAPDLILYQQTFFGLKERIPDQWKTSRTVLIHKKGDREDLRNYRPICLLSVLYKVFTKIILTRISRTLDETQPQEQAGFRQGFSCLDHIQTVSRVIEVCREYRLPLVLTFVDYEKAFDSVETNAILSALVDQGVDASYVRTLANCYERCTTKIQLFHRPLTIPIGKGVRQGDTISPKLFTAALQWIMKSLSWEERGIRVDGRFLSNLRFADDIVLFSSSTNEAETMLNELNEAGKRIGLRINRKKTQFMKNAHCQDGGVQLEGSQIVETPSYVYLGRSMNMENDLKEELNRRMRAAWAAFAAVREATDQLTDHDLRAHLFDSTVLPALCYAAETWADTAATSRKLLTTHRALERCLLKFNRRTQHLAGLRSSDLRGMSRLRDPAEYVSKAKHRWAGHIMRRSTIDGLKER, from the exons atggcgaccggtgagaggcgatcaaatctcaggttgctcaggacgtcattgattctggaccaaggcgacacacgcacgactcgccatggagactgtctcagactgtgtacttacaacgcgagaacagtttccacagacgccgacctgcatgcccttctcggagctgcagagcgtatcaaatttcacgtgattgctctgcaggagaccaagtgcagaaggagcgacgtacgacagatgaatgacggtacactcgtcattcgtggagagaaggttccgtcgcgaaatgtaggcggtgttggtttcgttgtgcacccatctgtcgtccatctcgtcgattctcacgagatcctgtcacctcgtctggccattcttcgcctccgccctctgcgccaaaaatccatcagtatcatcaactgctattcaccaacatcagcagctgatgattccgaattagacgcgttttacgaggagctggaggaagtagtccacaacgagaagtccttttacaaattcgttgtcggagacttcaacgcaaaactaggaaaggccacagaagaggaatacaggattggaagatttggactaggggaccggaatgaaaatggcaatcgtctcgccgggctgttgtccgccgctcgcctctttcatgggaactctcttttcatgaaaaaagatcatcgtcggtggacatgggaatcgcccaatggcgcgactcctgcggagatcgaccacatactcaccaaccggaggtggtgtctacttgacgtctcagtagtaccatccttttgtagtggttctgatcaccgtctccttcgtgcgaaaatacgacttagccacacgatggaaaagaacatctgctatcggcaacgaaggagaaaagaagtcgtctacgacgattgcgtactcgaggactccttgtcccaaggtgactggcagattgaggaggacccaaacgtagactacgagatgctgctcagagattacgagcctgtgctgaac accaccaaggaattgttaggaagaagaagggctttgaggcttgatccgaatgcatcgcacattgaacg gcagaagaagattctagaagcagcacaaagaagaacgagtctaaagaagtgccgcagggatttgcgcgaatataatattccgctagcaaccttgctgagcgaagacgggactcgcacgtcttctcgtcgtaagatggaaatcattacggagaggttctactcgaaccttttccgttcatcaactcctgtgtcaagcccaatcatccccactggcgaagctccaccacggattctcccttcggaagtacgagtcgctatcaagagcatgaaacctggcacagccccggacctgattttatatcagcagactttcttcgggctg aaagaaaggatcccagaccagtggaagacctcacgaaccgttcttatccataagaaaggtgaccgagaggaccttcggaactaccgtccgatatgcttgctgagcgtgttatacaaagtattcaccaagatcatcctcacacgcatatctaggacgctggatgaaacccagcctcaagaacaagctggattccgccaagggttcagctgcttggaccacatccagaccgtgtcgagggtcatagaggtttgccgggaataccgcctgccccttgttctaaccttcgtcgactatgagaaagcctttgacagcgtagaaacgaatgcaatactgtcagcgctggtcgatcaaggtgtggacgcgtcgtatgtgaggacattagccaattgctacgaacgatgcacgactaagatacagcttttccaccgccctctcaccatacccattggaaagggggtacgacaaggcgatactatatcgccgaagctgttcacggctgcattgcaatggataatgaaatcactatcctgggaagaaaggggcatacgtgttgatggaagatttctttcgaaccttcgtttcgcggatgacatcgttctcttttcgagcagtaccaatgaagcagaaacgatgctcaacgaattgaacgaagcagggaagagaataggactacgaataaacagaaagaagacacagttcatgaagaacgcgcactgtcaggacggaggagtacaacttgaaggttcccaaatcgtggaaactccgtcatacgtatacctcggacgttctatgaacatggaaaacgacttgaaggaagaactgaatagaagaatgagagcagcatgggcagcattcgcagccgtcagggaagctacggaccaactgacggaccatgatcttcgtgcccatctgttcgactcgacagtccttccagcgctctgttacgcagcagagacgtgggcagacaccgcggccacgtctaggaagctacttactacccacagagcccttgagagatgtctcctgaagtttaaccggcgcacacaacaccttgccggtcttcgtagctccgacttaagaggaatgtcccgtcttcgcgacccagcggaatatgtatcgaaagcaaaacatagatgggccggtcacatcatgagaagatcgacgatagatggactaaaagaacgctag
- a CDS encoding hypothetical protein (NECATOR_CHRI.G2312.T1), producing MATGERRSNLRLLRTSLILDQGDTRTTRHGDCLRLCTYNARTVSTDADLHALLGAAERIKFHVIALQETKCRRSDVRQMNDGTLVIRGEKVPSRNVGGVGFVVHPSVVHLVDSHEILSPRLAILRLRPLRQKSISIINCYSPTSAADDSELDAFYEELEEVVHNEKSFYKFVVGDFNAKLGKATEEEYRIGRFGLGDRNENGNRLAGLLSAARLFHGNSLFMKKDHRRWTWESPNGATPAEIDHILTNRRWCLLDVSVVPSFCSGSDHRLLRAKIRLSHTMEKNICYRQRRRKEVVYDDCVLEDSLSQGDWQIEEDPNVDYEMLLRDYEPVLNVPRSRARQTWIEFRRPPRNC from the coding sequence atggcgaccggtgagaggcgatcaaatctcaggttgctcaggacgtcattgattctggaccaaggcgacacacgcacgactcgccatggagactgtctcagactgtgtacttacaacgcgagaacagtttccacagacgccgacctgcatgcccttctcggagctgcagagcgtatcaaatttcacgtgattgctctgcaggagaccaagtgcagaaggagcgacgtacgacagatgaatgacggtacactcgtcattcgtggagagaaggttccgtcgcgaaatgtaggcggtgttggtttcgttgtgcacccatctgtcgtccatctcgtcgattctcacgagatcctgtcacctcgtctggccattcttcgcctccgccctctgcgccaaaaatccatcagtatcatcaactgctattcaccaacatcagcagctgatgattccgaattagacgcgttttacgaggagctggaggaagtagtccacaacgagaagtccttttacaaattcgttgtcggagacttcaacgcaaaactaggaaaggccacagaagaggaatacaggattggaagatttggactaggggaccggaatgaaaatggcaatcgtctcgccgggctgttgtccgccgctcgcctctttcatgggaactctcttttcatgaaaaaagatcatcgtcggtggacatgggaatcgcccaatggcgcgactcctgcggagatcgaccacatactcaccaaccggaggtggtgtctacttgacgtctcagtagtaccatccttttgtagtggttctgatcaccgtctccttcgtgcgaaaatacgacttagccacacgatggaaaagaacatctgctatcggcaacgaaggagaaaagaagtcgtctacgacgattgcgtactcgaggactccttgtcccaaggtgactggcagattgaggaggacccaaacgtagactacgagatgctgctcagagattacgagcctgtgctgaacgtgcctcgaagccgcgcacgacaaacttggatcgaatttcgaagaccaccaaggaattgttag
- a CDS encoding hypothetical protein (NECATOR_CHRI.G2312.T2), with protein sequence MTSYLQKERIPDQWKTSRTVLIHKKGDREDLRNYRPICLLSVLYKVFTKIILTRISRTLDETQPQEQAGFRQGFSCLDHIQTVSRVIEVCREYRLPLVLTFVDYEKAFDSVETNAILSALVDQGVDASYVRTLANCYERCTTKIQLFHRPLTIPIGKGVRQGDTISPKLFTAALQWIMKSLSWEERGIRVDGRFLSNLRFADDIVLFSSSTNEAETMLNELNEAGKRIGLRINRKKTQFMKNAHCQDGGVQLEGSQIVETPSYVYLGRSMNMENDLKEELNRRMRAAWAAFAAVREATDQLTDHDLRAHLFDSTVLPALCYAAETWADTAATSRKLLTTHRALERCLLKFNRRTQHLAGLRSSDLRGMSRLRDPAEYVSKAKHRWAGHIMRRSTIDGLKER encoded by the coding sequence atgacatcctatcttcagaaagaaaggatcccagaccagtggaagacctcacgaaccgttcttatccataagaaaggtgaccgagaggaccttcggaactaccgtccgatatgcttgctgagcgtgttatacaaagtattcaccaagatcatcctcacacgcatatctaggacgctggatgaaacccagcctcaagaacaagctggattccgccaagggttcagctgcttggaccacatccagaccgtgtcgagggtcatagaggtttgccgggaataccgcctgccccttgttctaaccttcgtcgactatgagaaagcctttgacagcgtagaaacgaatgcaatactgtcagcgctggtcgatcaaggtgtggacgcgtcgtatgtgaggacattagccaattgctacgaacgatgcacgactaagatacagcttttccaccgccctctcaccatacccattggaaagggggtacgacaaggcgatactatatcgccgaagctgttcacggctgcattgcaatggataatgaaatcactatcctgggaagaaaggggcatacgtgttgatggaagatttctttcgaaccttcgtttcgcggatgacatcgttctcttttcgagcagtaccaatgaagcagaaacgatgctcaacgaattgaacgaagcagggaagagaataggactacgaataaacagaaagaagacacagttcatgaagaacgcgcactgtcaggacggaggagtacaacttgaaggttcccaaatcgtggaaactccgtcatacgtatacctcggacgttctatgaacatggaaaacgacttgaaggaagaactgaatagaagaatgagagcagcatgggcagcattcgcagccgtcagggaagctacggaccaactgacggaccatgatcttcgtgcccatctgttcgactcgacagtccttccagcgctctgttacgcagcagagacgtgggcagacaccgcggccacgtctaggaagctacttactacccacagagcccttgagagatgtctcctgaagtttaaccggcgcacacaacaccttgccggtcttcgtagctccgacttaagaggaatgtcccgtcttcgcgacccagcggaatatgtatcgaaagcaaaacatagatgggccggtcacatcatgagaagatcgacgatagatggactaaaagaacgctag
- a CDS encoding hypothetical protein (NECATOR_CHRI.G2313.T1): MERRVRCTDGPAESSARYGSRTSSASLTKLENILDDNGEGTKRVEEMLGPARRVKTGHLKLMERREVYTTQQPDGTYVTTTTRTQTKYAEDKVYGCGMGQTNKYYCLGPHGILRLLEIFLCLVVISLITSVFGPGPFKGILFGQTLLLIFAGVAMCFTFIFLIVYFFTLNETHLDFWPWRTTDLVFSATCCFSFIVLAIVEAYYSTGSWSNNCNDIGSDGFVHNGCRIIYEWAFASFLSFILACLYGISAFLASRDRSASRIIREY, from the exons atggagcgacgtgttcgctgcacggatgggccagctgagagctcagctcgatacggctcaaggacctcgtcagcgtcactcacgaagcttgagaacatcttggatgacaatggcgagggaacgaaacgagtggaagagatgctggggcccgcacgtcgagtgaagacgggccatctaa AACTCATGGAACGACGCGAAGTCTATACCACGCAACAGCCTGATGGCACATATGTGACGACGACGACACGAACTCAGACAAAATATGCTGAG gatAAAGTTTATGGATGCGGCATGggccaaacaaacaaatattacTGTTTAGGACCTCACGGCATTCTTCGTCTCCTAGAAATA TTCCTTTGCCTCGTAGTTATCTCGCTTATCACATCAGTGTTCGGACCTGGGCCATTTAAAG GAATACTCTTTGGTCAAACGTTGCTTCTGATTTTTGCCGGTGTAGCGATGTGCTtcaccttcatttttcttatcgTCTACTTCTTTACTCTGAATGAGACACACCTCGATTTTTGGCCCTGGAGAACTACA GATCTGGTATTTTCTGCCACATGCTGCTTTTCGTTCATTGTCTTAGCGATAGTCGAGGCTTACTATTCGACTGGTAGCTGGTCAAATAACTGCAATGACATAGGATCCGATGGCTTCGTTCATAACGGCTGTAGAATCATCTACGAATGGGCGTTCGCGTCG ttTCTCTCATTCATTTTGGCATGTCTCTATGGGATCAGCGCCTTCCTAGCGTCACGCGATCGTAGCGCTTCGAGAATCATTCGAGAGTACTAA
- a CDS encoding hypothetical protein (NECATOR_CHRI.G2313.T2) yields the protein MERRVRCTDGPAESSARYGSRTSSASLTKLENILDDNGEGTKRVEEMLGPARRVKTGHLSTHSFVSLPAFLRSIVPEITFMRSTLVRFVMGLLLSMCTSSLRTNCPLLFHSKPTFALLI from the exons atggagcgacgtgttcgctgcacggatgggccagctgagagctcagctcgatacggctcaaggacctcgtcagcgtcactcacgaagcttgagaacatcttggatgacaatggcgagggaacgaaacgagtggaagagatgctggggcccgcacgtcgagtgaagacgggccatctaa GTACGCATTCTTTCGTCTCGTTACCTGCATTTTTGCGATCGATTGTTCCTGAGATCACATTCATGAGATCTACACTTGTACGATTCGTTATG GGACTGCTCCTTTCAATGTGTACGTCTTCACTTCGGACGAATTGCCCACTTTTATTCCATTCAAAACCAACATTTGCTCTTCTCATATGA
- a CDS encoding hypothetical protein (NECATOR_CHRI.G2313.T3), with protein sequence MERREVYTTQQPDGTYVTTTTRTQTKYAEDKVYGCGMGQTNKYYCLGPHGILRLLEIFLCLVVISLITSVFGPGPFKGILFGQTLLLIFAGVAMCFTFIFLIVYFFTLNETHLDFWPWRTTDLVFSATCCFSFIVLAIVEAYYSTGSWSNNCNDIGSDGFVHNGCRIIYEWAFASFLSFILACLYGISAFLASRDRSASRIIREY encoded by the exons ATGGAACGACGCGAAGTCTATACCACGCAACAGCCTGATGGCACATATGTGACGACGACGACACGAACTCAGACAAAATATGCTGAG gatAAAGTTTATGGATGCGGCATGggccaaacaaacaaatattacTGTTTAGGACCTCACGGCATTCTTCGTCTCCTAGAAATA TTCCTTTGCCTCGTAGTTATCTCGCTTATCACATCAGTGTTCGGACCTGGGCCATTTAAAG GAATACTCTTTGGTCAAACGTTGCTTCTGATTTTTGCCGGTGTAGCGATGTGCTtcaccttcatttttcttatcgTCTACTTCTTTACTCTGAATGAGACACACCTCGATTTTTGGCCCTGGAGAACTACA GATCTGGTATTTTCTGCCACATGCTGCTTTTCGTTCATTGTCTTAGCGATAGTCGAGGCTTACTATTCGACTGGTAGCTGGTCAAATAACTGCAATGACATAGGATCCGATGGCTTCGTTCATAACGGCTGTAGAATCATCTACGAATGGGCGTTCGCGTCG ttTCTCTCATTCATTTTGGCATGTCTCTATGGGATCAGCGCCTTCCTAGCGTCACGCGATCGTAGCGCTTCGAGAATCATTCGAGAGTACTAA
- a CDS encoding hypothetical protein (NECATOR_CHRI.G2314.T1), whose translation MHRYTSRVFGNKTNLVAEQPEQDSGFSAATLSVRAQKKIASKLSTRKTTKFFLSDAVVRVFDSFYKVLRTYYPKKDSEKVVKNIIKLAVKMALLARNDLLSEADVVRLMNVQKQLHNLTLTIISFVQVRYSFERSYLIDLLKKMQSSLTPLVSLKLSDKSTRRLEHVIAHLTNIGFLDIVFKVDGPHAEVLAEFISGLEDLVENKDL comes from the exons AGCAAGACAGTGGATTCTCGGCAGCAACTTTATCTGTGAGAGCACAAAAGAAGATCGCCAGTAAGCTGAGCACCAG gaaaactaCAAAGTTCTTCCTCAGTGATGCAGTTGTTCGGGTATTCGATAGTTTTTACAAAGTTCTTCGGACATATTATCCTAAAAAAGACTCAGAGAAG GTCGTGAAGAACATAATCAAACTGGCTGTTAAAATGGCGCTATTAGCGAGAAACGATTTACTGTCGGAGGCGGACGTCGTCCGGTTAATGAACGTTCAAAAACAGCTTCACAATCTTACGTTGACAATTATTTCCTTTGTGCAG gTGCGGTACTCGTTTGAGCGGTCCTATTTGATCGATTTGCTTAAGAAAATGCAGTCTTCACTCACACCATTG GTCTCGTTAAAATTGTCAGATAAATCCACTCGACGATTAGAGCATGTTATTGCGCATTTAACTAACATCGGATTTCTCGATATCGTATTCAAG GTTGATGGACCACATGCAGAAGTGTTAGCCGAATTTATCAGCGGATTGGAAGACCTCGTCGAAAACAAGGATTTATAG